The sequence GGGCAATGGTCATGCTCGCCACTCTTCCTTTTCCCTTAGGCTTTAACCCACCAAATCCTTCTTTTTGATACTGAGCCAAATAGCGTCGTAAGGTTCGATCCGATATCCCCTGTTCTTCACAAATACGCTTTTTCAGCTTACTAAACTGGGCGGCATCCAGTCCCTCTGCCAAAAGAGGAGACAACCATTGCACTCGCTGCACCGCAATTTCTTCCGCTTTCTTCTGATCTTTCAATTCAAACACCTTCCTCTAGTAGACTACTCTTCGAGTCTACCTCAGGTGTTTCCGGACAAGAATGCAGAACGGGTATGTACCCATAAATTAAGATGAGTAAGGGTTTGGACAATTCTCGCCAGCCAGCCGGGAGCATCTCCAACATAGGGTCCAAAAGGATGGTGTGCAGACTGTGAAGGCACGGACCTTTCCTTCACAGGAGCTTGCTGGTAACGGATAGCAATCGCCTGTAGACACCCCAGCCAGTAAGGAAGGAGGGAATGAACCCACTTTCGCCACCGATACAAGGTTGAGTCATCTGCTGCAATATCTTCATGGGCTGGAGGATCCATAGCCACACTCTCGATGCTATTCACTTCGTAACGTTTATATGGGACTAAGCAATCTGGTAATTCATGATGAATTCGACGGCATTGAGTACAACGTAGCCTACGGATCACCAACACCTTACTTTCTCCACACTCACTGATACACTTCCGTCTACG is a genomic window of Ammoniphilus sp. CFH 90114 containing:
- a CDS encoding DUF6431 domain-containing protein yields the protein MCIGSRRRKCISECGESKVLVIRRLRCTQCRRIHHELPDCLVPYKRYEVNSIESVAMDPPAHEDIAADDSTLYRWRKWVHSLLPYWLGCLQAIAIRYQQAPVKERSVPSQSAHHPFGPYVGDAPGWLARIVQTLTHLNLWVHTRSAFLSGNT